The Papaver somniferum cultivar HN1 chromosome 3, ASM357369v1, whole genome shotgun sequence genome includes a region encoding these proteins:
- the LOC113361006 gene encoding protein DETOXIFICATION 16-like, giving the protein MISSGLSGAVSTRVSNELGADHPQAARLAVQVVFVLAATQGILIGTIMILVRHIWGSAYSNEKEVVHYVAVMMPILAISNFVNGLQYVLSGMARGCGWQKIGAYVNLGSYYLVGIPCAVLLAFVLHVGGMVRTFFSIILGQIMNITSILMPVV; this is encoded by the exons ATGATCTCATCTGGACTCAGTGGTGCAGTAAG CACAAGAGTTTCAAATGAGCTAGGAGCAGATCATCCTCAAGCTGCGCGTTTAGCAGTACAAGTTGTGTTTGTTTTGGCAGCCACACAGGGAATTCTAATAGGCACAATCATGATTTTGGTACGCCATATTTGGGGAAGTGCTTATAGCAATGAGAAAGAGGTGGTGCACTATGTAGCTGTCATGATGCCAATACTTGCCATCTCCAACTTCGTCAACGGACTTCAATACGTTCTTTCAG GTATGGCTAGAGGATGTggttggcaaaagattggagcttATGTCAATCTGGGATCTTATTACCTTGTCGGAATTCCTTGTGCCGTTCTATTAGCTTTTGTTCTACACGTGGGAGGAATGGTTAGAACGTTCTTCTCTATTATACTTGGTCAAATTATGAATATCACTTCAATACTGATGCCAGTTGTGTGA